Within SAR202 cluster bacterium, the genomic segment CGTTCGCTCAGACGAAGGAAGCGCCCGGCAAGGGCTACAACTGGGGCATGGCCACGCCGCACCCCGTTCTTCCGCGCGGTACCCGCGTGAAGCCCGGCGTGAAGACCACCCTCCAGCAGCTCATGTACGGCCCGACGTCCAAGCACGACGGCACCCAGAACCTCATGGGCGCTCTGCAAGTCTGCATGGGCATGGTGGGCGCGTTCAACATCCGCGACTTCCATGAGAAGGCGGAGCTCATCATCGCCCCGTCCATCAAGACCGAAGGCAAGCACTACCAGCTCGGCCTGGAGTAGGCAGGATCAAGGTCCCGGACCAATCGTAGAGGCGTCCGCCGCGGCGGACGCCTCTACATTTTTTTCACCTCTGTTCCCCTTCCTGCCTTCGCAACGCTCTGGTTTAATATACCGCAACGTTCAAACGCTCACGGTGCTCCGGCAAATGGATTATGTGGTCCGCGTAAGCCCCCGCGCCCGGCGCGTCATCCTCCGCGTCACGCGCGCGGAGGGGCTTGTCGTCGTCGTTCCCCCAGGCTTCAATAAGAAGAACATCCCCGGAATCGTCGAGGCCCGCCGGGCGTGGATCGACCGTGCCGTCCAGCGCATCGGTAAGCCGGAGGCCCTGGCCGCTCCGCATGTCGTAGACCTGCCGGCGCTCGGGGAGTCCTGGACCGTCTTCTACGTCCCTTCAGAGAAGAACGAAGTCCGGCTCACCCCAAACTGCCACGGTACGCTGAGGATCGAGGGACAGGTGGAGAGCATCG encodes:
- a CDS encoding M48 family metallopeptidase, whose protein sequence is MRRRSSSSPRPSRPKASTTSSAWSRQDQGPGPIVEASAAADASTFFSPLFPFLPSQRSGLIYRNVQTLTVLRQMDYVVRVSPRARRVILRVTRAEGLVVVVPPGFNKKNIPGIVEARRAWIDRAVQRIGKPEALAAPHVVDLPALGESWTVFYVPSEKNEVRLTPNCHGTLRIEGQVESIETVVDVLKQWLTVKAKAHLFPWLQAVSAETRLPYGRAGVRSQSTRWASCSKDGNISLNRSLLFLPPELVRHVFIHELCHTKHMDHSPKFWKTFEKLEPDCRKLEAQVKRAEKHVPIWAQPRGPG